From the Salvelinus fontinalis isolate EN_2023a chromosome 35, ASM2944872v1, whole genome shotgun sequence genome, one window contains:
- the LOC129834476 gene encoding semaphorin-7A-like isoform X2, protein MLQETVLRQWRNVSFLRIQLSGNNSHIELLQGPQDNIVYATGHKNLFRTNFHSSNTSRMSPVFREGCRSNDSTSPDCHYNITVLRKTKDPNQLFLCGTNRQHTLCCFMNPSDDPFNCTPSKGIQDIGQHINEREPSLLIGSSGVEEFYTTHSGTEGSVGINKFGKNRIWTERDSGTEQRCVSLVASGQREDRLQDRLYAFYIEKNRDPRLDSDLWVPRVAQVCMADRGGPKGYLQFRWTSKLSARLFCGDHDSRLSFTQLVDVNTVLAERWQDTRVYALFRNGWGMSAVCVYTVEDIDRIFNTSNFKGHTGSVPSPRPGECVKDSTKLPIEVLKMVDKVSEMEEWVTSRPLLVTHHYYHHICVDRVQEKGNVLFLSLGNGGIHKILERDGHAFIIAELQPFNYRAHILSMMLHSSTGKLYVGSSRELVQIDLGSCEQYGAQCEDCVLARDPYCGWDGHHCTTATNNTIQDVENGNHQVCSNISRGVTASKVYFLRSSVGAADGIRVSQSSKYFLHCPTLSSHAEYSWRHHGNTTATPCISTGSEHQCLLLIESMGPEQQGTYSCVSEERGYHRTLVQYQLQLDSGATGLASHHLPCPGLGLVLTLVLTLLC, encoded by the exons atgcttcaggaaacagtgcttcgaCAGTGGAGAA ATGTGAGCTTCCTAAGAATCCAACTGTCTGGGAATAACAGCCACATAGAGCTCCTACAGGGCCCTCAGGACAACATAGTATATGCTACAGGCCACAAAAACCTGTTCCGGACAAACTTCCACAGTTCTAATACCTCTAGAATG AGTCCTGTGTTTCGAGAGGGATGTAGAAGTAATGATTCCACATCACCA GACTGTCACTATAACATCACTGTTTTACGCAAGACTAAAGATCCAAACCAACTGTTCCTGTGTGGAACCAATAGACAACACACATTGTGCTGTTTCATG AACCCATCAGACGACCCGTTTAACTGCACTCCATCCAAGGGCATCCAAGACATTGGTCAACACATCAATGAAAGAGAGCCGTCGCTCCTCATTG GTTCTTCTGGGGTAGAGGAGTTCTACACCACTCACTCAGGCACAGAGGGTTCCGTGGGGATCAACAAGTTTGGGAAGAACAGGATATGGACAGAAAGGGACAGTGGAACAG AACAGAGATGTGTGAGTTTGGTGGCTAGCGGGCAGAGAGAGGATCGTCTGCAGGACAGACTATATGCTTTCTACATAGAGAAGAACCGAGACCCGCGTTTGGACTCTGATCTCTGGGTTCCTCGGGTTGCTCAAGTCTGCATG GCCGATCGTGGAGGACCTAAGGGCTATCTGCAGTTCAGGTGGACCTCCAAGCTGAGTGCCAGGCTCTTCTGTGGAGACCATGACAGCAGGCTGTCCTTCACCCAGCTAGTGGACGTGAACACTGTTCTGGCAGAGAGGTGGCAGGATACCAGGGTCTATGCACTCTTCAGGAATGGCTG GGGTATGAGTGCTGTATGTGTCTACACCGTAGAAGATATTGACCGCATCTTTAACACCTCCAACTTCAAGGGACACACGGGGTCCGTTCCAAGCCCACGACCTGGGGAG TGTGTTAAAGACAGTACTAAACTCCCCATTGAAGTCCTGAAGATGGTGGACAAGGTTTCAGAGATGGAGGAGTGGGTCACCAGTAGGCCTCTCCTGGTCACTCACCACTATTATCACCACATCTGCGTGGACAGAGTCCAAGAAAAGGGGAATGTACTGTTTCTGTCTCTAG GGAATGGAGGGATTCATAAGATTCTGGAGAGGGATGGTCATGCCTTCATCATCGCTGAGTTACAACCTTTTAACTACAGAGCACACATCCTCAGTATGATGTTGCACTCCTCCACG gggaAGCTATATGTGGGCTCCAGCAGAGAGCTGGTTCAGATTGACCTGGGCAGCTGTGAGCAGTATGGAGCCCAGTGTGAAGACTGTGTCCTGGCCAGAGACCCTTACTGTGGCTGGGACGGCCATCACTGCACCACAGCTACAAA TAATACAATTCAGGATGTGGAGAACGGGAACCATCAGGTATGCAGCAACATATCCAGAGGAGTTACTGCAAGTAAAG TTTACTTTCTAAGGTCATCAGTTGGCGCTGCAGATGGAATCAGAGTTTCTCAATCTTCAAAGTACTTCCTCCATTGCCCAACCTTGTCCAGCCACGCTGAGTACAGCTGGAGGCACCATGGCAACACCACAGCAACACCGTGCATCTCCACAGGGTCAGAGCACCAGTGTCTCCTGCTTATAGAGAGCATGGGCCCTGAGCAGCAGGGAACATACAGCTGTGTGTCTGAGGAGAGGGGCTACCACCGGACTCTGGTGCAGTACCAGTTACAGCTGGACAGTGGGGCCACAGGCCTGGCCTCTCACCACCTGCCCTGTCCTGGTCTGGGTCTGGTACTAACACTGGTCCTGACTTTGCTCTGTTAG
- the LOC129834476 gene encoding semaphorin-7A-like isoform X1, protein MCPLALFAVFLGQMLFSLKASTLTHKPRVTLTDKDVSFLRIQLSGNNSHIELLQGPQDNIVYATGHKNLFRTNFHSSNTSRMSPVFREGCRSNDSTSPDCHYNITVLRKTKDPNQLFLCGTNRQHTLCCFMNPSDDPFNCTPSKGIQDIGQHINEREPSLLIGSSGVEEFYTTHSGTEGSVGINKFGKNRIWTERDSGTEQRCVSLVASGQREDRLQDRLYAFYIEKNRDPRLDSDLWVPRVAQVCMADRGGPKGYLQFRWTSKLSARLFCGDHDSRLSFTQLVDVNTVLAERWQDTRVYALFRNGWGMSAVCVYTVEDIDRIFNTSNFKGHTGSVPSPRPGECVKDSTKLPIEVLKMVDKVSEMEEWVTSRPLLVTHHYYHHICVDRVQEKGNVLFLSLGNGGIHKILERDGHAFIIAELQPFNYRAHILSMMLHSSTGKLYVGSSRELVQIDLGSCEQYGAQCEDCVLARDPYCGWDGHHCTTATNNTIQDVENGNHQVCSNISRGVTASKVYFLRSSVGAADGIRVSQSSKYFLHCPTLSSHAEYSWRHHGNTTATPCISTGSEHQCLLLIESMGPEQQGTYSCVSEERGYHRTLVQYQLQLDSGATGLASHHLPCPGLGLVLTLVLTLLC, encoded by the exons ATGTGTCCGCTCGCGCTCTTTGCCGTCTTTTTAGGACAAATGTTATTTTCGTTGAAAGCTTCGACCCTTACCCACAAACCGAGAGTGACATTGACAGACAAAG ATGTGAGCTTCCTAAGAATCCAACTGTCTGGGAATAACAGCCACATAGAGCTCCTACAGGGCCCTCAGGACAACATAGTATATGCTACAGGCCACAAAAACCTGTTCCGGACAAACTTCCACAGTTCTAATACCTCTAGAATG AGTCCTGTGTTTCGAGAGGGATGTAGAAGTAATGATTCCACATCACCA GACTGTCACTATAACATCACTGTTTTACGCAAGACTAAAGATCCAAACCAACTGTTCCTGTGTGGAACCAATAGACAACACACATTGTGCTGTTTCATG AACCCATCAGACGACCCGTTTAACTGCACTCCATCCAAGGGCATCCAAGACATTGGTCAACACATCAATGAAAGAGAGCCGTCGCTCCTCATTG GTTCTTCTGGGGTAGAGGAGTTCTACACCACTCACTCAGGCACAGAGGGTTCCGTGGGGATCAACAAGTTTGGGAAGAACAGGATATGGACAGAAAGGGACAGTGGAACAG AACAGAGATGTGTGAGTTTGGTGGCTAGCGGGCAGAGAGAGGATCGTCTGCAGGACAGACTATATGCTTTCTACATAGAGAAGAACCGAGACCCGCGTTTGGACTCTGATCTCTGGGTTCCTCGGGTTGCTCAAGTCTGCATG GCCGATCGTGGAGGACCTAAGGGCTATCTGCAGTTCAGGTGGACCTCCAAGCTGAGTGCCAGGCTCTTCTGTGGAGACCATGACAGCAGGCTGTCCTTCACCCAGCTAGTGGACGTGAACACTGTTCTGGCAGAGAGGTGGCAGGATACCAGGGTCTATGCACTCTTCAGGAATGGCTG GGGTATGAGTGCTGTATGTGTCTACACCGTAGAAGATATTGACCGCATCTTTAACACCTCCAACTTCAAGGGACACACGGGGTCCGTTCCAAGCCCACGACCTGGGGAG TGTGTTAAAGACAGTACTAAACTCCCCATTGAAGTCCTGAAGATGGTGGACAAGGTTTCAGAGATGGAGGAGTGGGTCACCAGTAGGCCTCTCCTGGTCACTCACCACTATTATCACCACATCTGCGTGGACAGAGTCCAAGAAAAGGGGAATGTACTGTTTCTGTCTCTAG GGAATGGAGGGATTCATAAGATTCTGGAGAGGGATGGTCATGCCTTCATCATCGCTGAGTTACAACCTTTTAACTACAGAGCACACATCCTCAGTATGATGTTGCACTCCTCCACG gggaAGCTATATGTGGGCTCCAGCAGAGAGCTGGTTCAGATTGACCTGGGCAGCTGTGAGCAGTATGGAGCCCAGTGTGAAGACTGTGTCCTGGCCAGAGACCCTTACTGTGGCTGGGACGGCCATCACTGCACCACAGCTACAAA TAATACAATTCAGGATGTGGAGAACGGGAACCATCAGGTATGCAGCAACATATCCAGAGGAGTTACTGCAAGTAAAG TTTACTTTCTAAGGTCATCAGTTGGCGCTGCAGATGGAATCAGAGTTTCTCAATCTTCAAAGTACTTCCTCCATTGCCCAACCTTGTCCAGCCACGCTGAGTACAGCTGGAGGCACCATGGCAACACCACAGCAACACCGTGCATCTCCACAGGGTCAGAGCACCAGTGTCTCCTGCTTATAGAGAGCATGGGCCCTGAGCAGCAGGGAACATACAGCTGTGTGTCTGAGGAGAGGGGCTACCACCGGACTCTGGTGCAGTACCAGTTACAGCTGGACAGTGGGGCCACAGGCCTGGCCTCTCACCACCTGCCCTGTCCTGGTCTGGGTCTGGTACTAACACTGGTCCTGACTTTGCTCTGTTAG